A genome region from Manihot esculenta cultivar AM560-2 chromosome 5, M.esculenta_v8, whole genome shotgun sequence includes the following:
- the LOC110614901 gene encoding RING-H2 finger protein ATL47: MSWFQSQIIHKGAHFSHHPYSLLSSSSSASSSSYSPSLPYNSDYQKQASSSNKISPALLFIIIILAVIFFISGVLHLLVRFLIRHRSSVSESDRYPEMAGSDAIQRQLQQLFHLHDSGLDQAFIDALPVFLYKEIKGLKEPFDCAVCLSEFSEKDKLRLLPACSHAFHIDCIDTWLLSNSTCPLCRGTLYTPGIPFENPVFDDEEPREEDGFSSTAGSGVSVGQKPAENERINSKRVFSVRLGKFKSSNSEAVETSSSNLDARRCYSMGSYHYVVADLDLQVALCPGTGAGPGPIKLVKGRNGQNGDPLTDGDVEGKKINRSNGESFSVSKIWQWSKKGKFPSLSETHRGISSVSVDLPWSDKSLVIEPTR, translated from the coding sequence ATGTCTTGGTTTCAATCTCAAATTATCCACAAAGGTGCTCACTTTTCTCACCATCCTTACTCTTTGCTTTCATCGTCCTCGTCTGCTTCCTCTTCTTCGTATTCTCCTTCATTGCCATATAATAGTGATTACCAGAAACAAGCTTCTTCTAGTAACAAAATAAGCCCCGCTCTcctttttatcataattattctagctgttatatttttcatttctgGTGTTCTCCACCTGCTTGTTAGATTTCTCATAAGACATAGATCATCAGTATCTGAGTCCGATAGATACCCAGAAATGGCCGGATCTGATGCTATCCAAAGACAGTTGCAACAACTCTTCCATCTTCATGATTCTGGCCTAGATCAAGCTTTTATTGACGCACTGCCTGTATTTCTTTACAAGGAGATTAAGGGTCTAAAAGAGCCATTTGATTGTGCAGTTTGCCTCTCTGAATTCTCAGAGAAAGACAAGTTGAGGTTGCTGCCTGCATGTAGTCATGCCTTCCACATTGATTGCATAGACACATGGTTACTATCCAATTCAACTTGCCCCCTTTGCAGAGGAACCCTCTATACACCAGGGATCCCCTTTGAAAATCCAGTTTTTGATGATGAAGAACCAAGGGAAGAAGATGGGTTTTCAAGTACAGCAGGAAGTGGGGTATCGGTTGGCCAAAAACCAGCAGAGAATGAGAGAATCAATTCAAAAAGGGTGTTTTCTGTGAGACTCGGTAAATTTAAAAGCTCAAATAGCGAAGCAGTCGAGACCAGTAGCAGTAATTTGGATGCAAGAAGATGTTATTCAATGGGGTCATACCACTATGTGGTTGCTGATCTAGATTTGCAAGTGGCTCTTTGCCCTGGCACAGGTGCTGGTCCTGGTCCTATCAAGCTTGTGAAAGGAAGAAATGGACAAAATGGGGATCCCTTAACTGATGGAGATGTTGAGGGGAAGAAGATTAACAGAAGTAATGGTGAAAGTTTTTCTGTTTCCAAGATATGGCAATGGTCTAAGAAAGGTAAATTCCCAAGTTTATCTGAAACCCACAGGGGTATTTCTTCTGTATCTGTGGATTTGCCATGGAGTGATAAGAGCTTAGTGATAGAACCCACAAGGTAA
- the LOC110615334 gene encoding uncharacterized protein LOC110615334 — MRGRGRGSSSRGRGDHGRGSVHTNKSENINQDLVQHTALIPRPDQGERSTQGAASSSPTLVHTSATASAPIGLPPIPSMAASASASASGSCGPTGYRPYISLVNSIMQPSDPIARRIILIFKEKLVADGFCWKNVSEEVKEFYWQEFKVIQILQYM; from the exons ATGAGAGGACGAGGACGTGGATCTTCATCACGGGGTCGAGGAGACCATGGCAGGGGTAGTGTCCACACAAATAAATCAGAAAATATCAATCAAGATTTGGTACAGCACACTGCTTTGATTCCTAGACCAGACCAGGGTGAGAGATCCACACAGGGTGCTGCATCATCCTCTCCTACTTTAGTGCACACATCTGCTACTGCCTCAGCTCCCATAGGTTTGCCACCTATTCCATCGATGGCTGCATCTGCATCTGCATCTGCTTCTGGTAGTTGCGGACCCACAGGATACAGACCATATATTTCCTTAGTAAACTCAAT CATGCAGCCTTCTGATCCGATTGCTAGGCGGATTATATTGATCTTCAAGGAAAAGTTAGTAGCAGATGGCTTTTGTTGGAAAAATGTATCAGAAGAGGTTAAAGAATTCTATTGGCAAGAATTTAAGGTAATACAAATTTTACAGTACATGTGA
- the LOC110615335 gene encoding uncharacterized protein LOC110615335, whose translation MHHPADSHTWKAFDNNWPHFSAEKRNVRLALCTDGFQPFGQSGQQYSSWPVILTPYNLPPWLCMKGEYMFLTILVPGPRNPKDKLDVYLQPLVTELKDLWENGVETYDAFNKENFNLRAALMWTISDFSAYAMLSGWSTAGRTACPYCMEDSDAFTLTRGGKQSWFDNHRKFLPPSHSFRRNKTAFRKNVSVTKKAKPPISGEEILKQINELGFKRVIDEDAFEINSSLSKQCGWRKRSILWDLPYWKSNLIRHNLDVMHIEKKFFENIINTVMSVEGKTKDNAKSRADLNVICDRPELEMDQVTGRYPKACYTLDKQSKYLRRFKNNIRNKARVEGSICNAYLVEEATSFCAHYFEPYVQTRHRKVPRNVDISENTENYEGNLSIFMQSGRPIGKGRTRYLMEDEYKAAQIIYIDQLRSNDPSVNDSQIDIKLESKFAIWFNNFAHDSCSNISNKFIISLAKGPLRSVTSYNGYMVNGYKFQSKSYCTSRATMNSGVCIKGSNYSNEESDYYGQLLEVIRLEYPGLPIKRVVLFKCNWFDPTPNVGTKIHSKYKLIDVNHKRSFNRYEPFVLGVQAIQVIYTSYPSLK comes from the exons ATGCATCATCCAGCTGATTCGCATACATGGAAAGCTTTTGATAATAATTGGCCTCATTTCAGTGCTGAGAAACGTAATGTCCGTCTGGCACTATGTACCGATGGTTTTCAACCCTTTGGACAATCTGGTCAGCAATATTCATCATGGCCTGTCATATTGACACCGTACAATTTACCCCCATGGTTATGCATGAAAGGTGAGTATATGTTTCTCACTATACTTGTCCCAGGGCCTAGAAATCCAAAAGATAAGTTGGATGTGTATTTGCAACCCCTAGTAACTGAGTTGAAAGATTTATGGGAGAATGGagttgaaacatatgatgcattcaataaagaaaatttcaacttGCGAGCTGCTTTAATGTGGACTATAAGTGATTTTTCTGCTTATGCAATGTTATCTGGATGGAGCACTGCAGGACGAACTGCTTGTCCTTATTGCATGGAAGATAGTGATGCATTTACATTGACAAGAGGAGGTAAGCAATCATGGTTTGATAATCATCGCAAATTTTTACCTCCTAGCCAttcttttagaagaaataaaaCAGCTTTTAGGAAGAATGTATCTGTTACTAAGAAAGCTAAACCACCTATTTCCGGTGAAGAAATACTGAAACAGATTAATGAATTGGGGTTTAAGAGGGTTATAGATGAGGatgcatttgaaataaattccAGTCTATCAAAGCAATGCGGTTGGCGAAAAAGAAGTATCTTGTGGGATTTACCGTATTGGAAAAGTAATTTGATTCGACACAATCTTGATGTAATGCACATTGagaaaaaattttttgaaaatataatcaaCACTGTAATGAGTGTTGAGGGAAAGACAAAGGATAATGCTAAGTCAAGGGCAGACCTCAATGTGATCTGCGATCGACCAGAGTTGGAAATGGATCAAGTCACTGGGAGATATCCCAAAGCTTGTTATACTCTAGATAAGCAAAGTAA atatcTGCGACGGTTTAAGAATAATATCAGAAATAAAGCTAGAGTCGAGGGATCAATTTGTAATGCGTACCTAGTAGAAGAAGCCACTTCATTTTGTGCGCATTACTTTGAGCCGTATGTTCAAACTAGACATCGAAAAGTGCCAAGAAATGTTGACATTTCAGAAAATACTGAAAATTATGAAGGTAACCTATCAATTTTCATGCAGTCCGGTCGACCAATAGGAAAAGGGAGAACCAGATAccttatggaggatgagtatAAAGCAGCACAAAT CATTTACATTGATCAACTGCGCTCAAATGATCCGTCAGTCAATGATTCTCAGATTGACATCAAATTGGAGAGTAAATTTGCTATATGGTTCAACAATTTTGCTCATGATTCGTGCAGCAATATATCCAACAAGTTTATCATATCGCTTGCAAAGGGTCCATTACGAAGTGTGACATCATACAATGGATATATGGTGAATGGATATAAGTTTCAATCAAAGTCATACTGTACAAGTAGAGCAACTATGAACAGTGGGGTGTGTATTAAGGGGTCAAATTACAGCAACGAAGAGAGCGATTATTATGGACAATTGCTTGAAGTTATACGTTTGGAGTATCCAGGTCTTCCAATCAAGCGAGTTGTACTTTTCAAATGCAATTGGTTTGACCCCACTCCAAATGTAGGCACAAAGATCCATAGTAAATATAAACTTATCGATGTAAATCATAAACGatcttttaatagatatgagcctTTTGTGCTGGGAGTACAAGCAATACAAGTGATATATACTTCGTATCCTAGCCTAAAGTGA